In one window of Acidovorax sp. HDW3 DNA:
- the rnr gene encoding ribonuclease R → MNSRTRSPQTNTEIEGSVQGHRDGFGFVVRDDGEADIFLPPNEMRAVLHKDRVRVRITGQDKRGRPEGRVLEIIERPPQPLIGRLLQESGVWLVAPEDKRLGQDILIPANALGAAQSGQVVVVELTEPPALYGQPVGRITEVLGEVDDPGMEIEIAVRKYGVPHEFSDACLAQAKKLPEKVRALDKKQRIDLTDIPLVTIDGEDARDFDDAVYCEPAKVGRGKGWRLLVAIADVSHYVQTGSAIDIDAYDRATSVYFPRRVIPMLPEKLSNGLCSLNPEVERLCMVCDMLVSAQGEVTAYQFYPAVMFSHARFTYTEVAAILSNTRGPEAQRRQARVADLLNLQDVYRALLGARGHRGAVDFETTETQIVCSENGRIEKIVPRTRTEAHRLIEEAMLAANVCSADFIAQGGQPGLYRVHEGPTPEKIDILRGFLKSLGVNQSVSDDPSTMEFQRIAEATKERADAQQIHTMLLRSMQQAIYTPINSGHFGLAYEAYTHFTSPIRRYPDLLTHRVIRAILAGQRYQLPTLPTPGEAHAKLAKRLAERVQEPRQRPRKAAGAASVAESQAWEAAGLHCSANERRADEASRDVESWLKCQYMREHLGEEYSGQVSAVTSFGIFVTLDALYVEGLVHITELGGEYFRFDEARQELRGERSGVRYALGTRVQVQVSRVDLDGRKIDFRLIPAQDAAFPPAERASAKPAFRPKADKRPASQEAAPPERARKDKARPSVHAAKPMKPAKPAKPLKAGKPAKTKSGRKPRG, encoded by the coding sequence ATGAACTCCCGTACGCGCAGCCCCCAGACCAACACAGAAATCGAAGGCAGCGTACAAGGCCACCGTGACGGCTTTGGTTTTGTCGTGCGCGACGACGGCGAGGCCGACATCTTTCTCCCCCCCAATGAAATGCGCGCCGTGCTGCACAAGGACAGGGTGCGCGTGCGCATCACCGGCCAGGACAAGCGCGGCCGCCCCGAAGGGCGGGTGCTGGAAATCATCGAACGCCCACCGCAGCCGCTGATTGGCCGCCTGCTGCAGGAAAGCGGCGTCTGGCTGGTCGCGCCCGAGGACAAGCGCCTGGGGCAAGATATCTTGATCCCGGCCAACGCCCTCGGGGCGGCGCAGTCGGGGCAGGTGGTGGTCGTCGAGCTGACCGAGCCGCCGGCGCTCTATGGCCAGCCGGTCGGGCGCATCACCGAAGTGCTGGGTGAGGTCGATGACCCGGGCATGGAGATTGAAATTGCGGTGCGCAAATACGGCGTGCCGCATGAATTTTCCGACGCCTGCCTGGCGCAGGCGAAAAAATTGCCGGAGAAGGTGCGCGCGCTCGACAAGAAGCAGCGCATCGACCTGACCGACATCCCGTTGGTCACGATCGACGGCGAGGATGCACGCGACTTCGACGATGCCGTGTATTGCGAGCCCGCCAAGGTCGGGCGCGGCAAGGGCTGGCGCCTGCTGGTGGCGATTGCGGATGTGAGCCACTACGTGCAGACCGGCAGCGCCATCGACATCGACGCCTACGACCGCGCCACCAGCGTCTACTTTCCGCGCCGCGTCATTCCCATGCTGCCGGAAAAGCTCAGCAACGGCCTGTGCTCGCTCAACCCCGAGGTCGAGCGCCTGTGCATGGTGTGCGACATGCTGGTGTCGGCGCAGGGCGAGGTCACGGCCTACCAGTTCTATCCGGCAGTGATGTTCAGCCACGCACGCTTTACCTACACCGAGGTCGCTGCCATTTTGTCGAACACGCGCGGCCCCGAGGCGCAGCGGCGCCAGGCGCGGGTGGCCGATTTGCTCAATCTGCAGGACGTGTACCGCGCCTTGCTCGGCGCACGCGGGCACCGGGGGGCAGTGGACTTTGAAACCACCGAGACGCAAATCGTTTGCAGTGAAAACGGGCGCATCGAAAAAATCGTGCCGCGCACGCGCACCGAGGCACACCGCCTGATCGAGGAGGCCATGCTGGCCGCCAACGTCTGCAGCGCCGATTTCATCGCCCAGGGCGGCCAACCCGGCTTGTACCGGGTGCACGAGGGACCGACGCCGGAAAAAATCGACATCCTGCGCGGCTTCTTGAAGTCGCTGGGGGTGAACCAGTCGGTGAGCGACGATCCCAGCACCATGGAGTTCCAGCGCATTGCCGAGGCCACCAAGGAGCGAGCGGACGCGCAGCAGATCCACACCATGCTGCTGCGCTCGATGCAGCAGGCCATCTACACGCCCATCAACAGCGGCCACTTTGGCCTGGCGTACGAGGCCTACACGCACTTCACCAGCCCCATCCGGCGCTACCCTGATTTGCTCACGCACCGCGTCATCAGGGCCATTTTGGCCGGCCAGCGCTACCAGCTGCCGACGCTGCCAACGCCGGGCGAAGCGCACGCCAAGCTCGCCAAGCGCCTGGCCGAGCGCGTGCAAGAGCCGCGCCAGCGCCCGCGCAAAGCCGCTGGCGCAGCCTCCGTGGCCGAATCGCAGGCCTGGGAGGCAGCGGGCCTGCACTGCAGCGCCAACGAACGCCGCGCTGACGAGGCCAGCCGCGACGTCGAATCCTGGCTCAAGTGCCAGTACATGCGCGAGCATTTGGGCGAGGAATACAGCGGCCAGGTATCGGCCGTGACCAGCTTTGGTATTTTCGTCACGCTCGATGCGCTGTATGTCGAGGGCCTGGTGCACATCACCGAACTCGGTGGCGAGTATTTCCGCTTCGATGAGGCCCGCCAGGAGCTGCGCGGCGAGCGCAGCGGCGTGCGCTACGCCCTGGGCACGCGCGTGCAGGTGCAGGTCAGCCGGGTCGATCTCGATGGCCGCAAGATCGACTTTCGCCTGATTCCGGCGCAGGACGCGGCGTTCCCCCCCGCAGAGCGCGCCAGTGCCAAACCGGCGTTCAGGCCCAAGGCCGACAAGCGCCCCGCCAGCCAAGAGGCTGCGCCCCCGGAGCGTGCGCGCAAGGACAAGGCGCGGCCATCCGTCCATGCCGCCAAGCCGATGAAACCGGCCAAGCCGGCCAAACCGCTGAAAGCGGGCAAACCAGCCAAAACCAAAAGCGGGCGCAAGCCCCGGGGGTGA